The following are from one region of the Streptomyces rubrogriseus genome:
- a CDS encoding exonuclease SbcCD subunit D — translation MRLLHTSDWHLGRAFHRVNMLGAQAEFVSHLVETVREHSVDAVVVSGDVYDRAVPPLAAVELFDDALHRLAGLGVPTVMISGNHDSARRLGVGAGLIDRAGIHLRTDPAGCGTPVVLGDAHGDVAFYGLPYLEPALVKAEFGVEKAGHEAVLGAAMDRVRADLATRAAGTRSVVLAHAFVTGGEQSDSERDITVGGVAAVPSGVFDGVDYVALGHLHGCQTLTERVRYSGSPLPYSFSEHRHRKSMWLVDLDADGTVTAERVDCPVPRALARLRGTLADLLADPELTPHEDAWVEATLTDPVRPDEPMARLTERFPHTLSLVFDPERAPDEPGVSYARRLADRSDQQIAEDFVTHVRGAGPDDHEQAVLQDAFDAVRADETVREVAR, via the coding sequence ATGAGATTGCTGCACACTTCCGACTGGCATCTCGGCCGGGCGTTCCACCGGGTGAACATGCTCGGCGCCCAGGCAGAGTTCGTCAGCCACCTCGTCGAGACCGTGCGCGAGCACTCCGTCGACGCCGTGGTGGTGTCGGGAGACGTGTACGACCGGGCGGTGCCGCCGCTCGCCGCCGTCGAGCTGTTCGACGACGCCCTGCACCGCCTCGCCGGGCTCGGTGTGCCGACCGTGATGATCTCCGGCAACCACGACTCGGCCCGGCGTCTCGGGGTCGGCGCCGGGCTCATCGACCGCGCCGGCATCCACCTGCGCACCGACCCGGCGGGCTGCGGCACCCCGGTGGTGCTGGGCGACGCCCACGGGGACGTGGCCTTCTACGGGCTGCCGTATCTCGAACCGGCGCTGGTCAAGGCCGAGTTCGGCGTCGAGAAGGCGGGGCACGAGGCCGTGCTCGGCGCCGCCATGGACCGGGTGCGCGCCGACCTCGCCACGCGCGCGGCGGGGACCCGTTCCGTCGTCCTCGCGCACGCCTTCGTCACCGGCGGTGAGCAGAGCGACAGCGAGCGGGACATCACCGTCGGCGGGGTCGCCGCCGTGCCCTCCGGTGTCTTCGACGGCGTGGACTATGTCGCGCTGGGGCATCTGCACGGCTGCCAGACCCTCACCGAGCGCGTCCGCTACTCCGGCTCCCCACTGCCGTACTCCTTCTCCGAGCACCGGCACCGCAAGAGCATGTGGCTCGTCGATCTGGACGCCGACGGGACGGTCACGGCCGAGCGGGTCGACTGCCCGGTGCCGCGCGCGCTGGCCCGGCTGCGCGGCACGCTGGCGGACCTGCTCGCCGACCCGGAGCTGACCCCGCACGAGGACGCGTGGGTCGAGGCGACCCTCACCGACCCGGTCCGGCCGGACGAGCCCATGGCCCGGCTCACCGAGCGCTTCCCGCACACGCTCAGCCTCGTCTTCGACCCCGAGCGCGCCCCCGACGAGCCCGGGGTGTCCTACGCCCGGCGCCTCGCCGACCGCAGCGACCAGCAGATCGCGGAGGACTTCGTGACCCACGTGCGCGGCGCCGGACCCGACGACCACGAGCAGGCCGTGCTCCAGGACGCCTTCGACGCGGTACGCGCGGACGAGACCGTGCGGGAGGTGGCCCGGTGA
- a CDS encoding YigZ family protein, whose translation MQDEYRTVARAGVHETEINRSRFLCALAPAATEQDAQAFVAGVRKEHADATHNCWAYVIGADAGVQKASDDGEPGGTAGVPMLQMLLRRDMRYVVAVVTRYYGGVKLGAGGLIRAYGGAVGEALDDLGTLTRRRFRLATVTVDHQRAGKLQNDLRTAGRAVRDVRYAEAVTIEVGLPEADVDTFRSWLADATAGSAGFELGGEAYGDA comes from the coding sequence ATGCAGGACGAGTACCGCACGGTCGCCCGCGCGGGTGTGCACGAAACCGAGATCAACCGCTCGCGCTTCCTGTGCGCCCTCGCCCCGGCCGCCACCGAACAGGACGCCCAGGCGTTCGTCGCGGGCGTGCGCAAGGAGCACGCGGACGCCACCCACAACTGCTGGGCGTACGTCATCGGCGCCGACGCCGGGGTCCAGAAGGCGAGCGACGACGGTGAGCCGGGCGGCACCGCGGGCGTCCCGATGCTCCAGATGCTGCTGCGCCGCGACATGCGGTACGTCGTCGCCGTCGTCACCCGCTACTACGGCGGCGTCAAGCTCGGCGCGGGCGGCCTCATCCGCGCCTACGGCGGCGCGGTCGGCGAAGCCCTGGACGACCTCGGCACCCTCACCCGGCGCCGGTTCCGGCTGGCCACCGTGACCGTCGACCACCAGCGGGCCGGCAAGCTCCAGAACGACCTGCGCACCGCGGGCCGCGCGGTGCGCGACGTGCGGTACGCCGAGGCCGTCACCATCGAGGTCGGTCTGCCGGAGGCCGACGTGGACACCTTCCGCTCCTGGCTCGCCGACGCCACCGCCGGATCGGCCGGGTTCGAACTGGGCGGAGAGGCGTACGGCGACGCCTGA